In Polynucleobacter arcticus, the following proteins share a genomic window:
- the lpdA gene encoding dihydrolipoyl dehydrogenase, with the protein MAKQIILVPDIGDYTDVPVIEVLIKVGDVIEKEQPLLVLESDKATMEVPADTAGTILSISVKAGDKVGKGSIVAEVETGAVATPQAVAPVSPLAPPAPITPPVAIPAISAPSAGQYSGKVDHECEVLVLGAGPGGYSAAFRSADLGKSTILVERYAKLGGVCLNVGCIPSKALLHTTSVMDEVKTMSKHGISYGAPKIEIDQLRGYKDSVIAKLTGGLAGMAKARKVSVVRGLGRFLDANHVEVELTQGDGQDLAGKKEVVRFQRAIIAAGSQPVKLPFLPEDPRIVDSTGALLLKSIPKRMLVIGGGIIGLEMATVYSGLGSRIDIAEMMDGLMAGADRDLEKVWEKFNAGRFENIMLKTRATKAEVKADGIQVSFEGENAPSEPQIYDLVLVAVGRTPNGKKIDASAAGVMVDERGFISVDNQMRTNVNTIFAIGDIVGQPMLAHKAVHEGHVAAEVAAGEKSYFDAKQIPSVAYTDPEVAWAGLTEDQCKAQGIAYEKGLFPWAASGRAIANGRDEGFTKLIFDATSKRIIGGGIVGTHAGDLIGEVCLAIEMGADAVDIGKTIHPHPTLGESVGLAAEAALGHCTDLPPVKKKAH; encoded by the coding sequence ATGGCTAAGCAAATAATTCTTGTTCCAGATATTGGCGACTATACAGATGTGCCGGTAATTGAAGTACTCATCAAAGTGGGTGATGTCATTGAAAAAGAGCAGCCTCTACTGGTGCTCGAGTCCGATAAGGCTACGATGGAAGTTCCTGCTGATACAGCAGGAACCATTCTGAGTATTTCCGTTAAGGCGGGCGATAAAGTTGGTAAGGGCAGCATTGTTGCTGAAGTAGAGACGGGTGCTGTAGCTACACCTCAGGCAGTAGCCCCGGTTTCGCCTTTAGCACCCCCAGCTCCAATTACACCGCCAGTAGCTATTCCAGCGATTAGCGCCCCAAGCGCTGGTCAATATAGCGGCAAGGTAGATCACGAGTGCGAAGTATTGGTACTTGGTGCCGGCCCAGGTGGTTATAGCGCGGCATTCCGCAGTGCTGATCTCGGTAAGAGCACCATTTTGGTTGAGCGTTATGCCAAATTAGGCGGCGTTTGCTTAAATGTAGGTTGCATCCCCTCTAAGGCTTTATTACATACAACCTCCGTCATGGATGAAGTCAAAACGATGTCAAAGCATGGCATTAGTTATGGCGCTCCCAAGATTGAAATTGATCAATTGCGTGGCTATAAAGACTCGGTCATTGCTAAGTTAACTGGCGGATTGGCCGGTATGGCTAAAGCGCGTAAGGTGTCCGTAGTGCGAGGTCTTGGCCGCTTCTTGGATGCTAATCACGTTGAGGTTGAACTCACTCAGGGTGATGGGCAAGACTTAGCCGGCAAAAAGGAAGTCGTGCGTTTTCAGAGGGCAATCATCGCAGCGGGAAGTCAACCCGTAAAGTTACCATTCTTACCGGAAGACCCGCGCATTGTAGATAGTACTGGGGCCTTGTTGCTCAAGAGTATTCCAAAGCGTATGTTAGTTATTGGTGGCGGCATCATCGGCTTGGAGATGGCAACTGTATACAGCGGTTTAGGCTCACGCATTGATATTGCTGAAATGATGGATGGCTTGATGGCTGGTGCCGATCGTGATTTAGAAAAGGTTTGGGAGAAGTTTAATGCCGGCCGTTTTGAAAACATCATGCTGAAAACGCGCGCCACTAAAGCAGAAGTAAAAGCGGATGGTATTCAAGTCAGCTTCGAGGGGGAGAATGCTCCATCTGAGCCACAAATCTACGACCTGGTATTGGTAGCAGTAGGCCGCACTCCTAACGGGAAAAAGATTGATGCTTCTGCTGCCGGTGTGATGGTGGATGAGCGCGGATTTATTTCTGTTGATAATCAAATGCGTACTAATGTGAATACGATCTTTGCCATTGGTGACATTGTTGGTCAACCCATGTTGGCCCACAAGGCTGTGCATGAGGGTCACGTTGCTGCTGAAGTAGCTGCTGGCGAGAAATCCTATTTTGATGCCAAACAGATTCCTTCGGTTGCCTACACCGACCCAGAGGTAGCCTGGGCAGGTTTGACCGAAGATCAATGTAAAGCTCAAGGAATTGCTTACGAAAAAGGTTTATTCCCATGGGCTGCTAGCGGCAGAGCTATTGCCAATGGTCGCGATGAAGGCTTCACTAAACTCATTTTCGATGCCACTAGTAAGCGCATCATTGGTGGTGGAATTGTAGGAACACACGCTGGTGATTTAATTGGTGAAGTGTGCCTTGCAATTGAAATGGGAGCAGATGCAGTTGATATCGGCAAAACTATTCATCCGCACCCTACCTTAGGTGAGTCGGTCGGTTTAGCTGCAGAAGCTGCTCTCGGGCACTGCACTGATTTACCACCAGTCAAAAAGAAAGCGCATTAA
- the aceE gene encoding pyruvate dehydrogenase (acetyl-transferring), homodimeric type gives MAAVPDQILGSAGKQDADPGETQEWLQALDGVIRNEGPARAAYLIDQQISHARVNGVSQPFHAETPYINTIPVEQQARLPGDQNVEHRIRSYTRWNAMAMVLRANKDTNVGGHISSFQSAATLYDVGFNHFWHAPSPDHGGDLIFVQGHSAPGIYARAYMLGRLSDEQLNNFRQEVGGNGISSYPHPWLMPDFWQFPTVSMGLGPIMAIYQARFMRYMQDRGFIKAEGRKVWAFLGDGETDEPESLGAIGMAGREKLDNLIFVVNCNLQRLDGPVRGNGKIIQELESEFRGSGWNVIKVVWGGHWDALFARDKKGILMQRLGEIVDGEYQTMKAKSGAYVREIVFNTPELKALVSDWSDDEIWQLNRGGHDPHKVFASFYSAVNHKDQPTVILAHTIKGYGMGSSGEAMNIAHQAKKMNADDVRRFRDRFEIPVKDDQLDELPLVKFADGSPELEYMKARRQELGGYLPQRRMKAESLPVPALDVFGPLLEATTEGREISTTMAFVRILNTIVRDKVIGKRVVPIVPDESRTFGMEGMFRQLGIWSQLGQLYTPEDHDQLMFYKEDKTGQILQEGINEAGGMCDWIAAATSYSTHGVPMLPFYIFYSMFGFQRIGDLCWAAGDMRSRGFLLGGTAGRTTLNGEGLQHEDGHSQVWSSAIPNCISYDPSFSFEVAVVIQDGMRRMLADQEDVYYYITLMNENYAHPAMPKGAEQDIIKGMYKLKSVGDANAKLRVQLLGSGTIFREVVEAAELLHKDWGVASDLWGCPSFTELGRDWNAAHRNNLLNPTVAPALSHVEKCLKDTVGPIIAATDYVRLFAEQIRPAIQHMGRRFEVLGTDGFGRSDTREKLRDFFEVDRRWVVLTALRSLVDAGQLDRQKLAEAIQKYEIDTTKPNPMTV, from the coding sequence ATGGCAGCAGTTCCAGATCAAATTTTGGGTAGCGCAGGAAAACAAGATGCGGATCCAGGTGAAACTCAAGAGTGGTTACAGGCACTTGATGGTGTTATTCGCAATGAGGGTCCAGCAAGAGCTGCCTATCTTATCGACCAGCAGATTTCGCATGCACGAGTCAATGGTGTCAGTCAGCCATTCCATGCAGAGACACCCTATATCAACACGATTCCAGTGGAGCAGCAAGCACGCTTACCGGGTGACCAGAATGTAGAGCACCGCATTCGTTCATACACCCGTTGGAATGCGATGGCTATGGTCTTACGCGCCAATAAAGATACTAACGTTGGTGGACATATTTCTTCCTTCCAGTCGGCGGCTACTTTGTATGACGTTGGCTTTAATCATTTCTGGCATGCGCCATCTCCTGATCATGGCGGTGATCTCATATTTGTTCAAGGACATTCAGCGCCTGGTATTTATGCCCGCGCTTATATGTTGGGACGCTTATCCGATGAGCAACTAAATAATTTCCGTCAAGAAGTTGGCGGCAATGGTATTTCAAGCTACCCGCATCCTTGGTTGATGCCTGATTTCTGGCAGTTTCCAACCGTATCTATGGGTCTTGGGCCGATCATGGCGATTTACCAAGCTCGATTTATGCGCTATATGCAGGACCGTGGTTTTATCAAAGCCGAAGGTCGTAAGGTTTGGGCTTTCTTAGGTGATGGTGAAACTGACGAACCAGAATCACTAGGCGCAATCGGTATGGCTGGCCGTGAAAAATTAGATAACCTGATTTTTGTTGTGAACTGTAATTTGCAACGTCTTGATGGTCCCGTTCGTGGAAACGGCAAGATTATTCAAGAGCTTGAAAGTGAATTCCGTGGTTCAGGGTGGAACGTCATCAAAGTGGTTTGGGGTGGGCATTGGGATGCCTTATTTGCACGCGACAAGAAGGGCATCTTGATGCAACGTCTCGGCGAAATCGTCGATGGCGAGTATCAAACCATGAAAGCTAAAAGTGGCGCTTATGTTCGTGAGATTGTATTTAATACACCAGAGCTCAAAGCCTTAGTGAGCGATTGGAGTGATGATGAGATCTGGCAACTGAATCGTGGTGGTCATGATCCTCACAAAGTATTTGCATCCTTTTACTCAGCCGTTAACCACAAAGATCAACCTACCGTTATTTTGGCTCACACCATTAAAGGCTACGGCATGGGTAGTTCAGGTGAGGCAATGAATATTGCACACCAAGCCAAGAAAATGAATGCGGATGACGTTCGTCGTTTCCGCGACCGCTTTGAGATTCCTGTTAAGGATGATCAGTTAGATGAATTGCCTTTAGTAAAATTTGCTGATGGCAGTCCTGAGCTTGAGTACATGAAAGCTCGCCGTCAGGAGCTCGGTGGTTACTTGCCCCAACGTCGTATGAAAGCGGAAAGCCTCCCGGTTCCTGCTCTGGATGTATTTGGTCCGCTGTTAGAGGCTACAACTGAAGGCCGTGAAATTTCTACGACCATGGCCTTTGTTCGCATCCTGAATACGATTGTTCGCGACAAGGTGATCGGTAAACGTGTGGTGCCGATTGTTCCGGATGAGTCACGTACATTCGGTATGGAAGGTATGTTCCGCCAGTTAGGTATTTGGAGCCAGTTGGGTCAGCTGTACACGCCAGAAGATCATGATCAATTGATGTTCTACAAGGAAGACAAGACAGGCCAGATTTTGCAAGAGGGTATTAACGAAGCTGGCGGTATGTGCGATTGGATTGCTGCTGCAACTTCCTACTCTACTCATGGTGTACCGATGTTGCCTTTCTACATCTTCTATTCCATGTTTGGCTTCCAACGTATTGGTGACTTGTGTTGGGCTGCCGGTGATATGCGTAGTCGCGGCTTCTTATTGGGTGGCACTGCAGGTAGAACTACATTGAACGGTGAAGGTCTTCAGCATGAAGATGGTCACAGTCAAGTATGGAGCTCTGCAATTCCAAACTGTATTAGTTATGACCCTTCGTTCTCATTTGAGGTGGCTGTAGTTATTCAGGATGGTATGCGTCGCATGCTCGCCGATCAAGAGGATGTCTACTACTACATCACTTTGATGAATGAAAACTATGCTCATCCAGCAATGCCAAAGGGCGCTGAGCAAGACATTATTAAAGGGATGTACAAACTGAAATCCGTTGGTGATGCGAATGCGAAATTGCGCGTACAACTTCTGGGTTCAGGCACCATCTTCCGAGAAGTAGTCGAGGCCGCTGAACTATTACACAAGGATTGGGGCGTAGCTTCGGATCTGTGGGGTTGTCCAAGCTTTACGGAGTTGGGCCGTGATTGGAATGCAGCTCACCGCAATAATTTATTGAACCCAACTGTAGCGCCAGCTTTATCTCATGTAGAAAAATGCCTTAAAGACACTGTCGGTCCCATCATTGCTGCAACGGATTATGTGCGTTTATTTGCCGAGCAAATTCGCCCAGCTATTCAACATATGGGTCGTCGCTTCGAGGTATTGGGCACGGATGGTTTTGGCCGTTCTGATACTCGTGAAAAATTACGCGACTTCTTTGAAGTGGATCGTCGTTGGGTTGTCCTTACAGCATTACGCTCCTTAGTCGATGCAGGGCAGCTTGATCGTCAAAAGCTTGCTGAAGCAATTCAGAAATACGAAATCGACACCACCAAACCCAATCCAATGACGGTTTGA
- a CDS encoding response regulator transcription factor, producing the protein MNISATAKPSQAEVVYVVDDDEAVRDSLTWLLESNGYVVRCHASAERFLQSLQSTDKSTISCAILDVRMSGMSGLELQERLISENLPMPVAFITGHGDVSMAVSTMKRGAVDFIEKPFKENDLCVLVDRMLAKARIDYSQASNRKVTQSLLSKLTGRERQVLERIVAGRLNKQIADDLGISIKTVEAHRANIMEKLNVNTVADLLRLALSDPQPN; encoded by the coding sequence ATGAATATCAGTGCTACCGCCAAACCCAGCCAAGCTGAAGTGGTTTATGTTGTAGATGACGATGAGGCGGTTCGCGACTCCCTCACTTGGTTACTAGAGAGCAACGGCTATGTTGTGCGCTGTCATGCCAGTGCCGAGCGATTCTTGCAGTCCCTACAAAGTACAGATAAGTCGACAATCTCCTGCGCTATCTTAGACGTCAGAATGTCTGGCATGTCTGGCCTCGAATTACAAGAGCGTTTGATTAGTGAAAACCTACCGATGCCGGTCGCCTTTATCACTGGTCACGGCGATGTCTCAATGGCAGTCTCCACCATGAAGCGTGGTGCAGTCGATTTCATTGAAAAGCCTTTTAAAGAAAATGATCTCTGTGTTTTAGTGGATCGTATGCTAGCAAAAGCCCGTATTGATTACTCGCAAGCTAGTAATCGCAAGGTGACCCAAAGCCTCTTAAGCAAGCTTACAGGTCGAGAACGTCAGGTACTCGAACGCATCGTGGCCGGACGCTTGAATAAGCAGATTGCGGATGATCTTGGCATCTCCATCAAAACAGTAGAGGCGCATCGCGCCAACATCATGGAGAAGCTCAACGTCAATACCGTAGCTGATCTGCTACGCTTGGCTCTTTCTGATCCGCAGCCTAACTAA
- the aceF gene encoding dihydrolipoyllysine-residue acetyltransferase produces MSQLIDIKVPDIGDYSGVPVIEVLVKVGDLIEKEQSIVVLESDKATMDVPSSHSGVVKEVKVKVGDSISEGAVVLVLEESGEAVAPAAAIVPTVPTVAKAEPVSAPAPKVEPPIVRAPTPAPVSDTPVVVDPTASHASPSVRKFARELGVAVHQVTGTGPKGRITQEDVQAFIKAAMSGGAVNSTNATGGSLGGLNLIPWPKVDFSKFGETERQPLNRIKKLTAANLGRNWVMIPAVTYHEDADITDLEAFRVLTNKENEKQGIKITMLAFLMKAAVAALKKYPEFNSSLDGDDLVLKKYFNIAFAADTPNGLVVPVIRDADKKGIFELARETSELAALARDGKLKPDQMQGASFTISSLGGIGGTYFSPIVNAPEVAILGVSKAAMKPVWDGKQFVPRLICPLSLSADHRVIDGALATRFSVYIAQLMSDFRRAAL; encoded by the coding sequence ATGAGCCAATTAATTGATATTAAAGTCCCGGATATTGGGGATTACTCAGGCGTACCAGTGATCGAAGTCTTGGTAAAAGTCGGTGATCTCATTGAGAAAGAGCAGTCTATTGTTGTCCTTGAGTCAGATAAGGCGACTATGGATGTGCCATCATCACACTCCGGTGTGGTGAAAGAAGTCAAAGTCAAAGTAGGTGACTCTATTTCTGAAGGCGCTGTTGTTTTAGTTTTAGAGGAGAGTGGCGAGGCGGTTGCACCAGCTGCGGCGATAGTGCCTACTGTTCCCACAGTAGCGAAAGCTGAGCCAGTGTCAGCACCCGCACCAAAAGTTGAGCCGCCGATTGTGCGTGCCCCAACACCCGCTCCTGTTAGCGACACACCCGTAGTTGTAGACCCAACAGCAAGTCATGCTAGCCCCTCAGTGCGCAAGTTTGCCCGTGAGCTTGGAGTTGCCGTTCATCAGGTAACCGGTACAGGTCCAAAAGGAAGAATTACTCAAGAGGACGTACAGGCATTCATCAAGGCGGCCATGAGTGGCGGCGCTGTAAACAGTACTAACGCGACTGGCGGAAGCTTAGGTGGTCTGAATTTAATTCCTTGGCCTAAGGTTGATTTTTCTAAATTTGGTGAGACTGAGCGTCAGCCATTAAATCGGATCAAGAAACTTACCGCAGCGAACTTAGGACGTAACTGGGTCATGATTCCTGCGGTGACTTATCACGAAGATGCTGACATTACGGATTTAGAGGCATTTAGAGTACTTACGAATAAAGAGAATGAAAAGCAGGGAATCAAAATTACCATGCTGGCTTTCCTGATGAAGGCTGCCGTTGCAGCGCTGAAGAAATATCCTGAGTTCAACAGCTCTCTTGATGGCGATGATTTGGTTTTGAAGAAGTATTTCAATATTGCTTTTGCTGCAGACACTCCTAATGGTTTAGTTGTGCCGGTGATTCGTGATGCTGATAAAAAAGGCATTTTTGAGCTTGCTCGCGAAACATCAGAGCTTGCCGCCTTAGCGCGTGATGGCAAATTAAAGCCAGATCAAATGCAGGGCGCTAGCTTCACTATTTCCTCATTGGGTGGTATCGGTGGCACCTATTTCTCGCCAATCGTCAATGCTCCTGAGGTGGCAATTCTGGGAGTGAGCAAGGCTGCTATGAAACCCGTTTGGGATGGCAAGCAATTTGTTCCGCGCTTAATCTGTCCATTGTCATTAAGTGCCGACCATCGTGTCATTGATGGTGCTTTAGCAACCCGTTTTAGTGTGTATATCGCTCAGCTCATGTCCGACTTCCGTCGTGCAGCGCTGTAA
- the folD gene encoding bifunctional methylenetetrahydrofolate dehydrogenase/methenyltetrahydrofolate cyclohydrolase FolD, which yields MPAQLLDGVALSKKIRTEIAARGAIVTAKGVRPGLAVIVVGENPASQVYVRNKVKACEDVGFHSVLERYPLELGEEALLARIAMLNADPTIHGILVQLPLPEHIAAERVLEAISPEKDVDGFHVANAGALMVGQPEFKPCTPYGCMKILESIDYPIRGARAVIVGASNIVGKPMAMLLLQAGATVTICNSKTRDLAHHTKDADILVVATGKPKMISGDMVKNGAVVIDVGINRLPDGKLCGDVDFDTAKYIAGWITPVPGGVGPMTITMLLMNTLEAAEKAAKH from the coding sequence ATGCCTGCACAGCTACTTGATGGTGTCGCCCTCTCCAAAAAGATTCGTACTGAAATCGCCGCACGTGGCGCAATCGTCACAGCCAAAGGGGTTAGGCCTGGTCTAGCAGTGATTGTGGTCGGGGAAAATCCTGCTAGTCAGGTGTATGTACGAAACAAAGTCAAAGCTTGCGAGGATGTCGGCTTTCATTCTGTATTGGAGCGCTACCCCTTAGAGCTTGGCGAAGAAGCATTGCTAGCTCGAATTGCCATGCTCAATGCCGATCCAACAATCCATGGCATCCTAGTGCAACTGCCCCTGCCCGAACATATTGCAGCTGAGCGCGTACTGGAAGCAATTTCTCCAGAAAAAGATGTGGATGGTTTTCATGTGGCTAATGCTGGTGCCTTAATGGTAGGCCAACCAGAATTCAAGCCCTGTACGCCTTATGGTTGCATGAAGATCCTCGAGAGTATTGATTACCCCATTCGTGGAGCACGTGCAGTCATAGTGGGCGCATCAAATATTGTTGGTAAGCCAATGGCGATGCTATTGCTTCAAGCTGGCGCCACTGTCACCATCTGCAATAGTAAGACCCGTGACTTAGCGCACCATACTAAAGATGCAGATATTCTGGTAGTGGCTACTGGCAAGCCAAAGATGATCTCTGGTGACATGGTAAAAAATGGTGCAGTAGTGATCGACGTTGGCATTAATCGCCTACCTGATGGCAAGTTATGTGGTGACGTTGACTTTGATACCGCCAAATACATTGCCGGCTGGATTACGCCTGTTCCCGGTGGTGTGGGCCCTATGACTATCACCATGCTACTCATGAATACCCTTGAGGCAGCAGAAAAAGCAGCAAAACACTAA
- a CDS encoding DMT family transporter, which translates to MTVKLDGLIAPLFVLIWSTGFVIARLAMPYVEPATFLFWRFSGVLLAMACLSVVWRISWPSWSQCKHIAIAGILLQFGYLLGVWFAVRLGMTAGLAAIIVGLQPILTAWFAAWVSEKVTGRQWIGLGFGFVGVALVVAEKIGFAHIPLLSYVLAFAALLSITFGTLYQKKFCPVFDLRAGSSIQFGVSAVLCFICMYYFESGVMVWNPSVIGALLWAIFPLSIGSISLLFMMIRKGAATKVTSLLYLTPPTTAAIAWLWFDEPFTAMMALGLLLTMTGVVLVNRGKTSPIATIAE; encoded by the coding sequence ATGACAGTGAAACTTGATGGCCTCATTGCACCGCTATTTGTTCTCATTTGGAGTACTGGCTTTGTTATTGCACGGCTGGCGATGCCCTATGTGGAGCCGGCAACTTTCTTATTTTGGCGTTTTTCCGGGGTTCTCCTTGCCATGGCCTGCCTCAGTGTGGTGTGGCGCATCAGTTGGCCGAGTTGGTCTCAATGTAAACATATTGCGATAGCAGGGATATTGCTTCAGTTTGGCTATCTCCTAGGCGTGTGGTTCGCCGTTCGCCTGGGTATGACCGCTGGGTTAGCAGCCATCATTGTTGGTTTACAGCCTATCTTAACTGCTTGGTTTGCTGCTTGGGTTTCTGAAAAAGTCACTGGACGTCAGTGGATTGGTCTTGGTTTTGGATTTGTAGGTGTCGCTTTAGTAGTAGCTGAAAAAATTGGCTTTGCCCATATTCCACTCTTAAGCTACGTTCTTGCCTTTGCTGCCTTACTGTCGATCACCTTTGGCACTCTCTATCAAAAGAAATTCTGCCCAGTATTTGATCTAAGGGCTGGCTCATCAATTCAGTTTGGAGTATCAGCCGTCCTTTGCTTTATTTGTATGTATTACTTTGAATCCGGCGTTATGGTTTGGAATCCCTCTGTTATTGGGGCTTTACTGTGGGCTATCTTTCCGCTGTCAATCGGATCCATTAGCCTGCTATTCATGATGATCCGCAAGGGGGCAGCAACTAAGGTGACGAGTCTTTTGTACTTAACGCCACCTACGACTGCTGCGATTGCATGGCTCTGGTTTGATGAGCCATTTACCGCAATGATGGCACTGGGCTTATTGCTTACCATGACAGGTGTTGTGCTGGTCAATCGAGGGAAAACTAGCCCTATTGCGACAATTGCGGAATAA
- a CDS encoding PAS domain-containing sensor histidine kinase produces MKKIVFAISQLKTVKWARRIRGFKLVYTPLLAIVLFTVVMGVIMGTLQLQEKSQQEAALFRELSFAKQRIQLRFANNTEVLQSIGRDYVSTGESSKSKDNIVIEAENLLQSNHEIVQFIWINTEGQRQWKVPPNNLKTDWFYKKENAGAMSQALSKTIELSAATNRPAFSQFVSLEVPSEELVSKEIRNVFWQVVPQLYGSEVKGMVAILYTTQGLLEMIPGELKGQYRFTLMTDGEKLLAISSDKNTPRRAFSNQTSLDIGVLSPNLILRIDTYPPATNLTFRMLIGVVLGLSAFVIWSLWSVLKQMQVRQEAEANLRAETNFRSAMENSTPVGIRAHDMKKAITYVNPAFCEMTGWSAEELIGLKPPFAFWPEGQKGELTEKMDKALTLELNQDGKVGIEGAIIHRNGQVIQTRTFIAPLINEKGFQTGWVTSLIDISEPKKIREELAASQERFVTVLEGLDAAVSVVSDQTGELLFTNRFYRERFGNTAKGHFELAGGDIHQHQIDAANQESESEEIQLLDEATGTLKWYEVRRRFVPWVDGHLAQLLIATDITIRIEADDLARQQEERMQFTSRLTTMGEMASSLAHELNQPLAAISNYCMGVVKRLQGQLDPVLQKDILPALQKASDQAHRAGTIIQRIKGFVKRSEPQRKSCDISEIIHDAVGLVEIEAHRHRLSISTELAQNLPQVDLDPVLILQVLVNLLKNSLDSLREVYPLSSRWTAPPVQISADLDTSTFPAMLRIQVTDNGGGIPESVIERIFEPFFSTKNDGMGMGLNICRSVIESHQGRLMAKNRMDAEHTKISGCTFTILLPLESPGSLG; encoded by the coding sequence ATGAAAAAAATCGTTTTTGCTATCTCGCAACTGAAAACCGTAAAGTGGGCCCGTCGGATACGGGGTTTTAAGCTTGTCTACACCCCATTACTAGCAATCGTGCTATTCACTGTAGTGATGGGTGTAATTATGGGCACCCTTCAGCTTCAGGAAAAAAGTCAGCAAGAGGCGGCCTTATTTAGAGAGCTCTCCTTTGCAAAACAACGCATTCAGCTACGTTTTGCAAACAATACCGAAGTTCTGCAATCCATCGGGAGAGACTATGTCAGTACTGGTGAGTCCAGCAAATCAAAAGACAACATCGTTATTGAGGCAGAAAATTTACTGCAAAGTAATCATGAAATTGTGCAATTCATTTGGATCAATACTGAAGGTCAACGTCAGTGGAAAGTGCCACCGAACAACTTAAAAACAGATTGGTTTTATAAAAAAGAGAATGCTGGTGCAATGAGTCAGGCGCTAAGTAAGACGATTGAGCTCAGCGCTGCAACCAATCGGCCGGCTTTTAGTCAGTTCGTTTCGCTGGAAGTTCCAAGCGAAGAGCTTGTCTCTAAAGAAATTCGCAATGTATTTTGGCAGGTCGTCCCCCAGCTCTATGGAAGTGAAGTCAAAGGTATGGTGGCGATACTGTATACAACCCAGGGACTGCTTGAAATGATCCCCGGAGAACTCAAAGGGCAATACCGGTTTACGCTCATGACAGATGGTGAAAAGTTGCTCGCTATATCCTCTGATAAAAATACGCCAAGACGCGCCTTTAGTAACCAAACTAGCCTAGATATTGGTGTACTCAGCCCCAATCTCATTCTCAGAATTGATACCTATCCACCGGCTACCAATTTGACTTTCAGAATGCTCATTGGCGTGGTCTTGGGATTAAGTGCATTTGTGATTTGGAGCCTTTGGTCAGTATTAAAGCAAATGCAAGTAAGGCAAGAGGCAGAGGCCAATCTTCGAGCAGAGACGAATTTTCGAAGCGCGATGGAAAACTCCACCCCAGTGGGAATTCGTGCTCACGACATGAAGAAAGCGATTACCTATGTCAATCCTGCGTTTTGCGAGATGACGGGCTGGTCAGCAGAGGAGCTCATCGGGCTGAAACCTCCCTTTGCCTTTTGGCCAGAGGGGCAAAAAGGTGAGCTTACTGAAAAAATGGATAAAGCCCTAACCTTAGAGCTAAATCAGGATGGAAAAGTGGGTATCGAGGGTGCAATCATTCACCGCAATGGTCAAGTCATTCAGACACGAACCTTTATTGCACCCTTAATTAATGAGAAGGGTTTCCAGACTGGCTGGGTAACCTCATTAATTGATATCTCAGAACCAAAAAAGATTCGTGAAGAATTGGCAGCCTCACAGGAGCGCTTTGTCACTGTGCTTGAAGGTTTGGATGCAGCCGTTTCAGTAGTCTCAGATCAGACCGGAGAATTGCTATTTACAAATCGCTTCTATCGGGAACGTTTTGGCAATACTGCTAAGGGCCATTTCGAATTAGCTGGTGGTGACATACACCAACATCAGATTGATGCAGCAAATCAAGAGTCTGAATCAGAAGAAATTCAATTACTTGATGAGGCTACTGGAACTTTAAAATGGTATGAAGTCCGCAGACGTTTTGTCCCTTGGGTGGATGGGCACCTAGCACAACTGCTCATCGCAACCGATATTACGATACGTATCGAGGCGGATGATTTAGCTCGACAACAAGAAGAGCGTATGCAATTTACTAGTCGCTTAACTACTATGGGTGAAATGGCCTCCTCATTAGCCCACGAATTAAACCAACCTCTTGCTGCAATCTCCAACTATTGCATGGGCGTAGTAAAACGATTGCAAGGACAGCTCGATCCCGTTTTACAAAAAGATATTTTGCCCGCACTACAAAAAGCTTCTGATCAAGCGCATCGTGCCGGAACCATCATTCAACGCATCAAGGGCTTTGTAAAGCGTAGTGAGCCGCAACGTAAATCCTGCGACATCAGTGAAATCATTCATGATGCCGTTGGTTTAGTGGAAATTGAGGCTCATCGACATCGACTCAGCATCAGCACGGAACTTGCCCAAAATTTACCTCAGGTTGACCTAGACCCCGTATTAATTCTGCAGGTCTTGGTCAATCTTCTAAAGAACTCTCTTGATAGCCTAAGGGAGGTTTACCCCCTCTCCTCCCGCTGGACAGCTCCTCCAGTTCAGATATCAGCAGATCTTGATACCAGCACCTTCCCGGCGATGCTGCGCATTCAAGTCACTGATAACGGCGGCGGAATCCCAGAATCTGTCATTGAGCGCATTTTTGAGCCCTTTTTCAGCACTAAAAACGATGGAATGGGCATGGGTTTGAATATCTGCCGGTCCGTCATTGAATCCCATCAAGGGCGCCTTATGGCAAAAAATCGTATGGACGCAGAACATACCAAGATTTCTGGTTGCACCTTTACAATACTATTGCCCTTAGAATCCCCGGGCTCTTTGGGGTAA